The DNA region TATATACACAAATATGAACATTAGAAATCCCTAAAAAAATCTGGTACTTAATAGATTAAGGATGTCTTACAATTTCAAGAACAAAATAGTAATAGGCTGGTTACAAACTATAACCAGAAATGTGAATACCTCATGCATATTTGCGAATGACCATATTGAATGCACATTTTAATGTAATTCATGAAGTctcaaaaatgtaataaacttggttttgaaaaaaattgtttaaatttactactacatattatttttttggctCACGGTACCTGAAATTTTCTGTcgtgaaatcgatttttactcGAGGCTTTCCACCAATTTGACGTGAGCTCAAAACGACATCCagaatatgataaaattaacaaCTGCGATAATACCATATGAAGATTTCGCTTTTCAGCAATTTATAACAATGACTCAAGACTGCACACAATCGACTAATCTCGATAAATTACGTCGGTTTAAAAGCAACAGATTTGTAGAACCCTAATACGAGTGGACAGTGAACCctcaggaattcaaaaaagatAACAACAACATTGTCAGATCAACAGCTACGAAAatacaacgaaatttttttgtttctcagctgtaactttgaaagtattaattttattttctctaatATCCACATATCATATAAAACATTCACTCCTGATTTACAAGACAGTCTAGAATAAATTTTGCCTAAGGACTCTCAGTGGTAAAAATGATTTGATGCTGGCTCTTCGGACTGCTTGAAACTATGGGTATCCAGAGTATATCTCAGCTAGGATATCATAGAATCATTGCGGAGAAAATACTGCCGGTTTTCACTGTTCAACTTGCCGTAGTGAATCAAGGTAAAAATCCACAAGcatttcataattattattcttgctGATAGATAAGTTGTAttgattgatttgattttcaatgaatCCCAACAGAGACcctgttttataattttttaactacaGTCGTATATGTTACACGACGAAAAGAAACCAGCATGGgtgtacaatattatattatttaatgtATAGTAACATGAGATCAAGTTAAAACAATATATAACTATAGAAATACAATATACGTTAAGTcatagttttattttcttacgaGTGTACATAATGCAGTCTGAGGTGTAAATGGGTCCAAGGCCTACTTCATAAAGATACCCTTTACCTTCATAGTCATTCTGATAATCTCAACTCTTACATTGAAATACCTGATATCATTGAATATCTACTCTACAGAAAACATTACTTTctaaatttgattaaatatacattttaaattatattcgaTGGCGACGGGAATATTTTAACACGTCTCTTATGAAAGCGTTACAGTTTTTACGGTCACATCATATTCATCGGCAGTtattatactgaaaataaatgaaagaaaaccaaaaataaaattatcactgAGCTACATAAATTTGTAAGAATCGTTCCTGTTACACAATACATAACTGTGAAGattaaagtttttcaaatattcacgggttattaatttcagttttagtACTTAATTAATCCGGGGTAACTGTTTTCGTGCAATACAAAGcaagatgatatttttttgtatttttgccTTGATATGCTTCGATTAGAATAGCATTGAGTAAATATGTGCTAAACTTTCGTTCATCACAAGGAGGAAAAACGTAGCATTGAATCTTCTGTAAAACAGCGGAATAAATCACTTTGATTCAGATTATTAAAGTTTGCATCTATCGGTGGACTTTCTAATATCAATGATGCATGCTACACTCATACGATTGTGCTAATAGTGTAAATACATTAGATGGTTACTGGCACGTCAGTGTATTTCACACCATAGTAGAACGTTTCAACACACATTTACATGATTTAATGAAGCAAAGAACAATAATGGAAGAGTTATCgaatatttcattcaacatTTCGACTATTGGTCACTGTATCTCCAAACTTTCAGCTCTTCAGAAATTGAAAGTTTCATCTTTAATCGTGCTtttgataaaacaaataatCAGCTACAAATATTAGTAcactaaattttcaaatcaagtaAACTTTTTGTCgacttattttcattcacctTATAAAGTAATTTAAcgtaaaaaaacgaataagaaTAATGTTTCCGTTACCAATTGAATGCAACTTGTATCACACTATTTAGCAAAATGAAAACCAAAACATATGTGATAAATTGCTACATTCAATTCGCTCAGATTTTCATGaactgctgaaaaaaaaagattaaaatatttatgattGTATGATCTGTCAGACagtgaatttcttctggtTGAGAAGAATTAACGGAAACATCTATTCATCGTATTATTCTAACGATCAAAATATTCGGTTCAAAACCGGGAGATTTGTCATGTCGAAAAAACAACTTTCCCTCACTTATAAACGAATAGTTAATAATTTCATCCGTAAGTTAGTTTtcgtctgaaaatatttttttataatttaacgtgctgagaaaaaatcgtttttaaacgaatttcttcaaatttctgcAAATTACCTAATAAAATCTCCAATAGGCGTAACagggaaaataatttcgtatGCTTAAAACCTCAATTGGATAGGTATGATTGAAGACATTTTATCCTGCCACataaacagaagaaaaaaacattcagagaaaaaatatgaaaatttaataactAGTGATATAATTGAACAAGCTACTTTCGTCGAATTGAACGATACAGAAACCCAAAGATGAAATGGTTGTGGTTTTATATACAGAGGTGCATTTCATCTTGTGACGTACACATATCTATTATATAGCAGTATTACTGAATCAAAATTAGCCGAAGTGGGCAGTAAAACCGTTGGGCATACCACCTGCTTGGAACTGATAGCCACCACCATGATGTCCAAAGAAGGATTGAAACATTGCATTCGGATCCATTtctgcaatgaaaaaaattgcatgttAGCATAACCAGGCTGATTACTCCGAAACTAAGCAAGATACAAAAAAACGTTTCCTACAAAATATTTAGAGTTCAAAGGgggaaagaagatgaaaatatcAGATCTGTCATAAGCAGAGTCGCCAAGGTCAGGTGAAAGTCaacttggttttttttaatgaaataatatattttttttgtcagcatcataaaattcaaatactcACCGTATATTCCACCCTCCATATCTTCCAAGTCATGACCATTGTCATATCGTGCACGTTTCTTGGGATCTGAAAGAATGCCGTACGCCTCGCCAACTTCTTTGAACTTTTTCTCCTGCTCTTTTTTCTCACCTTCAGAAGCATTCGCGTGTTTatctataaaatttgaaactcatTACGGAAAGTTCATCTATTAAATACTGCGGTTCAATTgctaaaaacgaaaatgaccGTATACTTTACCTGGGTGATGTACCATGGCTCTCTTTCTATATGCTTTCTTGATATCGTCGGTTGACGCATTTTTGTCAATGCCAAGAATTTTATAGTAGTCTTttcttttggattttttcaatgcaAGTTTGGCTTCCTGCAGCAATCTTTTGTTATCTGGAATTAAGTATGCGATAAGTTAAACATCTAGTTCACGGAGAAATATGCTGTGCTTAtagcaaaaattgatttttcttgtAAGCCATCTAATTTCACAGTACCTCTGCTCTTGTCCATTTTACACGCTTGTTCATAATCGCGAACAGCCTCTTCAAACTCTTCAAGTTCCATGTAGCACGCGGCTCGTTTAAGTAAAGCTTTGAGGTAACTTTCATCGAGCTTCAGTGCTTCGGTACACTCTTGTAAAgattctctgaattttcttaGCTGGAAacatatttattgtaaaatgatATGGGAATAAACTATATCATTGATGGCAAAAGTGGCAATAGACTTATGATTTACAATGCAGTATAAGAAAGAAGTACGACTGTTACGAAAAATTACACATTCCACCTAagcaaatattcaaatttatatgtTTGGATAAAAATAGTATGTTTACCTTGGCATATATCAATGCTTTATTAAAGTGTAATTTAGCATTGGCTAATATGTTCTGAGGATCTATGGTTAAGGCTTGGGTATACAGATCGAATGCCTCggcatatttttccattttaaacGCAGTGTTACcgtcttcttttttctgtttcaaagaTTTTGCTCTCTGAAATATGacaagaattgaaaaagtattatAATCATTAATATGCCTTTCAAGGTGTTGTAACAATAAGAGGGAAAAGATTCAAGGGGTAAAAGATTTAAGAATATTTCATGTATGTGAGAAGATTTGTCTTCAATTCGATAGAATGGCTGAAACTGTAGTTGGATTTTGACGTTACCTTGTAAATCTCCATCGCCTTAGTATGATCAGGTGCTAGACGAAGAACTTGTTGAAAATGCATAAATGCTCGATCTACGTTGTCTTGGTAGTAAAGACACATGCCGCGTACATAAATTGCATCTACGTTCTGTTTGTTAATGTGTAAAACATCGCTAAAACAAACAATACATTATTCCTCACCATATGAACACTTGTTTTCAACACCTTTTATCTATACACTTTTTCAAAGTGTTCTAGGCTTTCaagaaatcggaaaaaatgCAGTTTCTTCTCAAGGTGTTGACTACATTATCCAAAAGTTGGTAAACTCAGAAGTTCTCAAGTATTATtcacaaaaattgatattcagaAAACGACCGTTCCCTAAAAGACTTTGTGTTCACACGGAGGGttaaaacggtgaaaaaaatccaaaacgaaaacaatgaataaatatgacaaACTTGGATATTTCCTGTGCCTCTTGAAATCTGCCTAGAAATGCCAAGCATTCTGCTTTGCGGAGCTTGAATGTTACGCAAGAGGTGCTCACATCGCAACAGCGGTCCATGCAGTATACAAcctgtaataaatttaaataaatcataACAAGATTGAAGCTTTGAATATGAGAAATATAACAATAGAAGAAACAGTTTGGGACTGATAGAGATGGTTTAATTCTGTCAGCTCTCATTGAAGTTCTATAAATGAATCTTACTTtacgaaaatcttttttttcataagccACTTCTGCTTCTTGTAAGTATTTCTCAAGGtgttccaagttttttttttccgaaagaaTAGCACTGTTACTGGGATCCAGCTCCAACACCTTTTCCAAGGCTGCTCTAGCTCCGATGTTATCGCCGACAATCAAAGAGCATTTCATAACTCGTGGATAAGCCTGTAGGAATACTAAACATGTCACAAATATTTCAGACTTTTTTGAGGGTAACCAAAAGTtaggaaaagagaagaaaaactgttgaaaaaatctgcagCAATGTTAATTGTCAATGATAGTAAATACAAATGAAACAACATTCATACTATGTAATAGAAATGATTCTaaacaaattcgaataatACAAGCTGAGATATTTAGAACTTGACAAAAGgatgttttttcattcttgttcACCATCATGGCATAAAAAACATTGCTTTCGATTCATACCTTGGGGCGCAATTATCTTTAATAAATTAAGCTAATTTGCTGCAGATTTCATAATGTTCAGACTAATATACCTTTACAAATCCTGGATCAATGGCGATGCACTTCTTAGCATCTGCCAAGGCGTCGTGATATTTACCCAGCATCATATAACATGCAGCACGGTTTCCGTAGTATGCCGGTGAATTGGGACAGAGCTCTGTAAAATTGTAGTTCACTTGAATCATTGATCACAACATGAATTATTTATGTTCAGAGTGAACGCTTTTCCATTGGTATTATTCACAGGTACCTACCGATAACTTCAGTATAAACTGCTAAGGCCTCTGTGTATTTCTTAGTTTTGTAAAGTTGATtgccagtttcttttttcatttctgccatactgaaagtaaaaaaaaatataaacatacCTATAATGTTTATTATCAATCTTGTGCGCCTTTATCAAAGCACTAAAAGAATAGcagttttcaaattgttcATGTATAGCAGATAATCAGGGACGGTGtattaaaaatgaagattCAGCTAAAATTTGatccaaaatttgaaacgataGATTACTTTAAACTCAGTTGACGAGAAATCataagtaaatatatataaaatatgaacCTTTTACGCAGATAACAGATCACTGGCTTCAAACATTGGCTGGTTGAGAGCAAGCCAATTTGGTCTTGGGAAACAACAGGAGTTGCATAAATGCTAAttgtcttaaaaaaaaaactcctcaGAGCttacaaattgaaattgtgTCGTCATATTATAAGTCAGTGCTCAAGGAATTGAATTTAATCAAGCGATTACTGGAAAAATACGAGAACTTGCAGAACAAATACAACAGACTTTGATTATATGACTAACACTAGAAATTTGATTGACTTGGAGACAATATGGTCAGCAAAACTAGGCACTGTAACAAGGCTAAAGTTAGTAATGTCATCGAAACGAAACAccagtgaaaaaatcattattgcagtttttaaatttaaaaaaaaaaaagaaaacgaaaaattggtGGCTTTTTATGCATgaatatgttttatttatcatggTTTACTAAAAATCGGTCGACCCTGACGATATGAAGTATTATTT from Diprion similis isolate iyDipSimi1 chromosome 3, iyDipSimi1.1, whole genome shotgun sequence includes:
- the LOC124405019 gene encoding dnaJ homolog subfamily C member 7, translated to MAEQLNGEEWEAVDDPDPMEEIQAFTPQDMAEMKKETGNQLYKTKKYTEALAVYTEVIELCPNSPAYYGNRAACYMMLGKYHDALADAKKCIAIDPGFVKAYPRVMKCSLIVGDNIGARAALEKVLELDPSNSAILSEKKNLEHLEKYLQEAEVAYEKKDFRKVVYCMDRCCDVSTSCVTFKLRKAECLAFLGRFQEAQEISNDVLHINKQNVDAIYVRGMCLYYQDNVDRAFMHFQQVLRLAPDHTKAMEIYKRAKSLKQKKEDGNTAFKMEKYAEAFDLYTQALTIDPQNILANAKLHFNKALIYAKLRKFRESLQECTEALKLDESYLKALLKRAACYMELEEFEEAVRDYEQACKMDKSRDNKRLLQEAKLALKKSKRKDYYKILGIDKNASTDDIKKAYRKRAMVHHPDKHANASEGEKKEQEKKFKEVGEAYGILSDPKKRARYDNGHDLEDMEGGIYEMDPNAMFQSFFGHHGGGYQFQAGGMPNGFTAHFG